From Microbacterium sp. LWH7-1.2:
CGAGCGCAACCGCCCCGCCGACGCTGAAGCCGAGGATGTCTGCGCGCTCGACGGCGAGGTGGTCGAGCACGGCCAGCACGTCACCGGCGAAGGCGGCCGCCGAGAACGGCCGGTCGATGTCGTTCGTGCGCCCGTGGCCCTGGAAATCGACCGCGATGACTCGCCGTCCTGCCGCGAGCGCTGGGATGAGTGCGCCGAACTGCTGCTCGATGTCGAACAGACCGCCGTGCAGCAACACCAGCGGTGTGCCGTCGGTGGCGGCGCCATGGACTTCGTAGTACATGCGAAGCTCACCGAGTGCGACATAGCCGGTCTCGGCGGCGGAAACGGGGGCTGTCGGATCCGTCATGCCAGTACCGTCGCAGAGACGCGTCGGCACATCAACCTCCTGCTCGACTTCACGGCGTACGCTTCAGGGAAGGCGGCAGCGTGTGGTCGGTGCCTGCGGCCGCTTCACGCCGCGCGCTCCGCTGCCGCTCCGACTACTCGCGTTCCACCGGCAGCCACAGCTCGCAGGTCGCGGAGCTGAAGTCGGGGGAGCGATCGAGCACCGCCACGATGGACGGGCCCGGCCGAAGGCGCCAGGGGTTCGACGGGAACCAGTCGCTCGCTGTCGCCGCCCAGGTGGATTGCAGTGCGGCGGGGTAGGGCCCTTCCGTGCGGAAGACCGCCCACGCACCGGCCGGGACCCCGATCACGTCCAGATCGTCGGGAGGGGACTCGTCCTCACCCACCGCGACACCGTGGAGATAGGTCAGTTGCGTTCCCTCGGCATAGTCGGGATCGACGTCGGCGCTGACCTGGAGGAGCCCGGCCGGTTCGGTGCTGCTGAGGCCCTTGAGCCGGGCGTGCTCGCTGATGGGGAGCGCGGCGATGTGCGCCTGGATGTGCGGATTGACGCCCTCATGGATGAGGGGCACACGTGCGGCATGGCCGACGAGCTGGAATGCCGGCCTGTCGGCGATACGGGTGTCCATGGGTGTGTTCCCTTCTACGGTCAGGCGGAACCTGAGCTGCGGTTGCGATCGAAGGGGACCGCCGTCGCGGCGCACGTCAGCGGGGCTGGCACCGTGGACCGCCCGGAACGCGCGACCGAACGCCTCCGTGGAGCCGTAGCCGTAGCGCACAGCGATGTCGAGCATCTCCCCATCGCCGAGCAGGTCGCCGGCGGCGACGGACATGCGCCGACGTCGGATGTACTCCGACAACGGCATGCCCGCGAGCGACGCGAACATGCGGCGGACGTGGTACTCGGTGGTGCCGAGACTTCCGACGACGCCGGCGAGATCGACGTCTTCCGACAGGTCTGCCTCGACGAGCTCGATCACACGGTTGAGAATCGCGATCACTGTTCCTCCTTCGACACCCAAGCCTCGTCGGACGCTCAACGGAGCACCCGACTATCACGGTTCGATTCGATCGTGCCGCACCTGATGTCAGAAGGGCGGGTTCTCCGGCGGATCTGCGAGCTGGTCGAGAAGTGCTCGGACGCGCTCGCGCAGACCCCGAACGGGTTTCGGGTGCGATACCCACGGAGGAACTCG
This genomic window contains:
- a CDS encoding AraC family transcriptional regulator → MIAILNRVIELVEADLSEDVDLAGVVGSLGTTEYHVRRMFASLAGMPLSEYIRRRRMSVAAGDLLGDGEMLDIAVRYGYGSTEAFGRAFRAVHGASPADVRRDGGPLRSQPQLRFRLTVEGNTPMDTRIADRPAFQLVGHAARVPLIHEGVNPHIQAHIAALPISEHARLKGLSSTEPAGLLQVSADVDPDYAEGTQLTYLHGVAVGEDESPPDDLDVIGVPAGAWAVFRTEGPYPAALQSTWAATASDWFPSNPWRLRPGPSIVAVLDRSPDFSSATCELWLPVERE